The genomic DNA TCCATATCGGAGCTGTAGTCGTCATCGATCAGCGGCAGGATCTCGCTGCGCGGAAACCCGTCGTGCAGCGGGATATTCGTGATCTGCTGGGTGGCATTGATCCATGCGGCGGTGTAGGTGTCCCATTGGGTGCGGGACGCGTCGAGGTCCCACATGTGCGTTTCCTCGTGCATGGCGACCATCATCGACTCGGCGAAGGCGTCGAAACTGCTGGTGTCCACGAATTGATTCCAATTCGGGTCCTGCGCCTGCGCGATGGCCAGCTGCTGGCCGCTGGGCCAGCGCCGCTGATACATACCCTGCAGGGTCGGCATCCAATTCGAGGCACTGAAGTTCGCGGCGAGATCGCTGATATCGGCCTGCGGTTGGGAGGGTTCCTCGTAACAGTAGGGCGGGTCGGCGGTGTGGCCGAGGGCGATCGGCGTGCCGGAGGCGGGTGCCGCGACAACGGCGGACCCGGGTCCCAGCGAGAGGATCAGGCAGGCGATGACCACGGGCAGACGACGGTTCATGGGGACCTCGCTCGGGAGGAGGCGTGCAGGGGTATCGATCGGCCAGGTCGTACGAACCGGTTACTACACTTCGATGGTAGCCAGCGCGACGCCCCGAAACCCTTTCGGACGGAATGGAATCCGGGCCGCTGGTAGGGGCTATCGTCCGGGCGCGCGATCGTTGTCGCCGCCCGCGAACCACGCCAGCGCCAGCCGGGCGATCTCCGCGGGCCGCTCCAGATGCAGGAAATGCCCGGCGTCGGCGACGATCTCCACCCGCGAGCCCGCGGCCAGCCCGGCCGCGGCGTCGTCATAGGCGGAGGCAGGTATGACACCGTCATCGGCCCCGTGCAGGGCCAGCAGCGGAACCTGTGCGGGCGCTTCGGTTTTCACGGCCAGCGGGGTCAGTTCGGGATCGTGCAGGGTGGTGTCGAAGATCGAGCGGTAGGTCCGTAAGGCGTTGGCCAGCAGCGCCGGATCGCCGTAGAGCGCGTGTACTCGCTCCCGGTGTTCGCCCGGGTCCAGCCCCGGCGACCAGGTCGCCCACAGGTAGTCGACGAGATCGCGGTTCGCGCCCAGTATCGTCTCCGCGAGGCCGTGCACCTGGAACAGCCAGATGTAGAAGAACCGTTGCGACTGAGCGGGATCGGCGAACAGCGGCCGCAGGACGGCCGGGGGCGGCACCGCCATCGTGACGCCGCGGCGCAGCGTCTCCGGCCAGGCCGCGGCGACTCGGGCGACCATGCCCGCGCCGAGATCGTGGCCGATCATGTCCACGCCCGCGGGGTCCAGGGCGCGGGCCACGGCGGCGGCATCGGCGGCGAAGCTGATGCCGTCGGCGTAGCGCAGCGCGTCGGCGGTGGCCGGGTGGTGGCCGCGCAGATACGGGGCGATCACCCGCCGACCGGCGGCCACCAGATGCTCGGCCACCGGGCCGAAGGTGGCCGGGTGATCGGGAAATCCGTGCCAGCACACCACAATCGGGCCGGTACCGGCGGTCAGCGCGGGAAAGGACCCGCGATCGGTTTCGACCACGATCTCGGTGAAGTCCACGAGACCACACTAGGCGTATTGTGGCGCGCATGAATGGAGTCGCTCCAGTTCGGATGGGAATTCTCGGCGCGGCGCGTATCGCACCGGCGGCCCTCGTCCGCCCGGCCCGGGACCATCCCGAGGTCACCGTCGCGGCGGTGGCGGCGCGGGACGGGGAGCGGGCGCGGAAGTTCGCGAGCAAGCACGGCATTGCGACGGTGCACGACAGCTACGAGGCGCTGCTCGCCGATCCGGCGGTCGACGCGGTGTACATTCCGCTGCCCAACGGGCTGCACGGCCGGTGGATTCGGGCGGCGCTGGACGCGGGCAAGCATGTGCTGTGCGAGAAACCGTTCACCGCGAATGCCGACGAGGCCCGCGAGATCGCCGACCTGGCCGCGAAATCGGACCGGGTGGTGATGGAGGCGTTCCACTACCGCTACCATCCGCTGGCGCGGCGGGTCGAACAGATCATCGCCGCAGGGGAATTGGGCACGCTCTCGTACGTCGAGGCGGCACTGTCCTTCCCGCTGCCCAAGTTCGACGATATCCGCTACGACTACGAGCTGGCCGGCGGCGCGACGATGGACGCGGGCTGCTACGCGGTCCACATCGTGCGCACCTTCTCCGGCGAGGAGCCCGAAGTCGTTGCCGCGCAGGCGAAGCTGCGCGGCCCGCGGACCGATCGGGCGATGACCGCCGAGCTGCGCTTCCCGGGCGGCGCCACCGGCCGGGTGCGCTGCTCGATGTGGTCGTCGGACATATTCCGGATGTCCGCGCGGGTGATCGGCGATCGCGGCGAGGTGCGGGTGCTCAATCCGATTGTCCCGCAGGCATTCCACCGCGTCCGCGTCCGCACCCCGGAAGGCACCCGGGTGGAACGGTTTTCGCGCCGACCGTCCTACGCCTACCAGCTCGACGCCTTCGCCGCGGCCGTCCTGCGTGGGGAGCCGGTGCTCACCCCGGCCGAGCAGGCGGTGGCGAATATGACCGTGATCGATGCGATCTACCGGGCGGCGGGCCTTCCGCTGCGCCAACCATTCGGCAACTAGTCGGATTCGACGGTCGATCGCACCGGCGTGCCGATCTCGATGGTCCGGCTCACGGTGCAGAGCTTGTCGTGAGAAGCCTTGGCCGCGCGGGGCAGGATGGCGCGTGCCTTGTCGCCCTCCGCGCCCTCCGGGAAGGTGACCGCGAAGCGGACCTCCAGGTCGATCAGGCGGCTGCCGAGCTCGTCGGCGATCTTGTTGCCCGAGACCGCGACGGTGAATTCGGTCGGCTCGGCGTGCCGGGTGGTCGCGATGTCCACATCGATGGCGGTGCACCCGCCCAGCGCCGCCAGCAGCAGTTCCACCGGGGTGAAATCGGCGTCGTCACCGGAGCCGAAGGCGATCTCCCCGCCCCGCGGATTGCGTGCCCGGTACCGCTGCGACTCGGTCCGCTCGATCCGCACCGAGCGCAGGCTGTCATCAGTCATGCTCACAAACCCTAGGCGATCGCCCGGCCGGTCCGCGGCAATCACGCCCGCTCCCGGGAAATACCTTGACCGCCATCGGGTTTCGACCCCGCCCGCGCGCTTCGCCCGAACCGGATGTGACATGACTCATGATCAGATATCGTCGAATCCGGGTTTATCACTCGCCCCCCGGGGTGAAACCCGACGCATGGAGGTGAGGTAACCGATGACGATCCCGATGTCGTATCTGCTGCACGACTTTCTCCTGCCCTACCTGGGCGAGCAGGCCGCGACCTACTGGGCCCAGATCTTCGTGATCGACCCGCTCTGACGATGCCTTGACCTCGTCGCTCCCGACACGGCCTTCACCTAGTCGATCCCGGCACGGCCTTCGTCCAGTCGATCCCGGCACGGCCTTCGTCTCGTCGATCCCGGCATGCTTTTGGCCGGGACCTCATAGCGGCGAGATTGCTCGCACCCATCGGCCAGTTCGGGCAATGGCGGGCCGACTGCCAGCATTCCTCCCCGAAGCAGGCCAGTGCCCCTCGACTGGCTATCAAGTGGCCTGATCCGGACGCCTAGAATCGGGTCGTTCGATGACGAACGGCCCGATTCATCCGATCCGCAGGAGTTTGCTCGTGACTACGCCCGAAACCACCCCGACGACCGGCACCGCTCGCGTGAAGCGCGGCATGGCCGAGATGCTCAAGGGTGGTGTGATCATGGACGTCGTCACCGCCGAGCAGGCCAAGATCGCCGAGGATGCCGGCGCGGTCGCCGTCATGGCGCTGGAGCGGGTGCCCGCCGATATCCGCGCGCAGGGCGGCGTGGCCCGCATGAGCGACCCGGATCTGATCGACGGCATCATCAACGCCGTCTCCATCCCGGTCATGGCCAAGGCCCGCATCGGCCACTTCGTGGAGGCGCAGATCCTGCAGAGCCTCGGCGTCGACTACATCGACGAGTCCGAGGTGCTGACCCCCGCCGACTACGCGCACCACATCGACAAGTTCCAGTTCACGGTGCCGTTCGTGTGCGGCGCCACCAACCTGGGCGAGGCGCTGCGCCGAATCACCGAGGGCGCGGCCATGATTCGCTCCAAGGGCGAGGCCGGCACCGGCGACGTCTCCAATGCCACCACCCACATGCGCAAGATCCGCCAGGAGATCCGCCGGTTGCAGTCGCTGCCGGAGGACGAGCTGTATGTGGCCGCCAAGGAGCTACAGGCCCCCTACGAGCTGGTCCGCGAGATCGCCGAGAACGGCAAGCTGCCGGTGGTGCTGTTCACCGCGGGCGGCATCGCCACCCCGGCCGACGCCGCCATGATGATGCAGCTGGGCGCCGAGGGCGTGTTCGTCGGCTCGGGCATCTTCAAGTCGGGCAACCCCGCCGAGCGCGCCGCCGCCATCGTCAAGGCCACCACCTTCTACGACGACCCGGACGTGCTGGCCAAGGTGTCGCGCGGCCTGGGCGAGGCCATGGTCGGCATCAATGTCGAGGAGATCCCGGAGCCGCACCGGCTGGCCGAGCGCGGCTGGTAATCCGGGTGGGATGATTGCGGTCATGGCAGGCAATCGAACCCGGCACATCGACTTCGCGGCGAGCTGACCATGCCGTTCGGACTGTTCCGTCGCCCTCGCCGCGTCCCCGCGGGGACCGTCTCCCTGACGATCGTCGTCATAGTCGTGGCCTGGTTCGTCCTGTACGCCGCCAAACACATCGCGGGCACCGCGGGCGCGGCCGTGGTCCTCGCCTGCGCCGTAGCGGGAGTGCTGGCCCTGGCCACCCGGACCCGCACCCGCCGCGACGCCGCCCGCACCGCCTTCCTCAACGGCTTCGCCCCACCCGTCCGCCCCGCCGTCCAGGTGGCCATGGCCGAACTGCACATCGCCGTGCAGCCGTTCCTCTCCGCGGGTCTCCCCCCGCTCCGGGTCCTGCCCTCCCCCCTCGATCCGGGTGTCTGGCCCACCGAAACCGGCGGCGCGGCACTGCGAGTGGGCCTCCCCCAGGGCCTGTACCTCGACCACCTCACCGCCGCAGCCGGAGACCTGGCCCGCGGATTCGGGGTGACCAAGGTGGTCGTACGCCGTGACCGCAGCCCCAGCGCCGCGGTCCTCGAGCTCACCGCGTGAAAGCGCCGGTGTCAGTCGAACAGGTCGGGTTGTTCGCGGGTGATCTGCTGATACAGAGGCTGGAATTGCAGCCACCCGGCGAGATTGCTGCCGACCTGGCGGTAGGCCAGTGCCGCGCTGTCGGGGTCGATGGGTATCGGCCGCCCGGCCGCGGTGGCCAGTAGCTGGACCTGGCAGGAACGTTCCATGGTGATGTACCACCACGCGGCGGCATCGACGGTGTCGCCGACGGTGAGCAGTCCGTGGTTACGCAGGATCACCGCCTTGTAATCGCCGAGGGCGACGCCGATGCGTTTGCCCTCCTCCAGATCGGTGACCACGCCGGTGTAGTCGTCGAGCAGCCCGTGGTCCCGGTAGAACGCGCAGGCGTCCTGGGTGAGCGGCTCCAGCTTGCGGCCGAGTGCCGACAGCGCCCGCCCGTAGGTGGAGTGGGTGTGGCAGGCGGCGACGACGTCCGGGCGGGCCTGGTGCACTCGGGAATGGATGACGAAGGCGGCTTCGTTGACCGGACGCTCGCCCTCGACCACCTCACCGTGATGGTTGACCAGAATCAGGTCGCTGACCCGAATGTGCTTGAACGACAAGCCGAACGGGTTGACCCAGAAGTGATCGGTGCGTTCCGGATCGCGGGCGGTGATGTGCCCCGCCACGCCTTCCTCGAAACCGAATTTGCCGAACAGCCGGAACGCGGCGGCCAGCCGTTCCTTGCGGTGCCGACGTTCTTCCTCCACGGTGTCGAAGGAAGGCGGCATCGGCGTGCCCGCGAGAGTTCTTGCGAAGAAGGCCATTTCGTCCGTCATCGGAGACTCCTTGTGCAGCAATTGTTTTCCCTTGTCCAGGTGGTCAGGAACTGATCGAGGACCCCGTAGCTGATCTGGCTGGGCCAGCTGCCGTAGACGACGTTGTAGCCGTGTTCGGCGAAGGGCAGCAGAACCGTGTGATGGGGTACGCCGGCGGCGGTGAGCCGCTCGTCGAGCATGGTGGCCTGGTTGTGCGGCACGACGTGGTCGGTGGTGCCCTGTAGTTGCAGGGTCGGGGGCAGACCGGGCCGGACGTAGGTGAGCGGGGACGTGGCGAGGTAGGCCCCGGGTGCCGTGGCCGGGGCGCCGCCGAACACGCGGGACTCCGTCGGACCGGCGACGGCGGGGCTGCCGCCGTCGGCCATCAGGCGGGCGGTGTCGGTCGGGCCGTAGAACGAAATCACGGCGCGCACAGGGTGTTCCGCGACCGGGCACGACGGTGGGAACTTCCCGATTCCGACGGTGTACGCGGCCAGCAGCGACAGGTTCGCGCCCGCGGAGACACCGGCGACGGTGATGTCGTTCGGGTCGATGCGATAGCGGTCGGCGTGCTGGGCGACCCAGCCGATCGCGCACTTCACATCGGAGGTCTGCTGATCCCAGCGCGGCGGCGGGGACAGCCGGTACTCGATGTCGAATACCGTGTATCCGCGGTCGACGAACCACTGGATCTGTCCGGGAGCCTGATTGCGTCCGCCGCCGGTCCAGGAACCGCCGTGCACGAAGACCAGCGCGGGCGCACCCGGCGCGGGCTTGTCGGGCTCGCGCACATCCAGTCGCAGCGGCTGACCGTCCACGGTGGCATACACCTCGGTCGCGGTCGGCGGTCGCAGCGCGGGACCGGAGCCGAAGTAGGCCGACAGCGACAGCGGAACCTGGTTGGCGGCAGCCACTTCGGCGGCACTCACCCACGGCACGACCGCACCGGCCAATGCCAGGACGCTGAGCAGCGCCACACCCGCGGCCGCCCGGCGCCACCGCATCCGCCGCATCAGCAGCGCCAGCACCGCTCCGATGATTGCCGGAATCACCAGATACAGCGAGAACGAGGTCACCAGTAGCGACACCGTCCAGGCCCTGTCGGTAGGCACGATGGGCGACACCACGACCGCCATCGCGAGGACGACGATCAGGGCCCACACGCAGGCCAGACCGGCCAGCAACCGACGGCCCCAGCGACTGCGCGGCCACCGATCCCGACCGTCGGCCCCAGGCGTATCCGCGACGATCGGTTTGGTCGCCGAGCGAATTGTGTTCATGACCAACGACCTTCGGCGCGAGGTTGTGGACGGGCCTGCTCGAGCTGGGCGGCCACCGGGAGGATCGCGGTCTCGCCGCCCGGTGGCCCGACCAGTTGCACGGCCAGCGGCAGTCCGTCGTCGGCAATGCCGACGGGGATCGAGGCGGCCGGGTTGCCGGTGACGTTCCAGATCGCGGTGTAGGTGACCATCGGGAGCGATGCGAGAATCGCGGCCGCGCTGCCCTTCCCGTCCAGGACCCCGAGGTGCGGGGGCCGGATCGCGGTGGTC from Nocardia terpenica includes the following:
- a CDS encoding alpha/beta fold hydrolase — protein: MDFTEIVVETDRGSFPALTAGTGPIVVCWHGFPDHPATFGPVAEHLVAAGRRVIAPYLRGHHPATADALRYADGISFAADAAAVARALDPAGVDMIGHDLGAGMVARVAAAWPETLRRGVTMAVPPPAVLRPLFADPAQSQRFFYIWLFQVHGLAETILGANRDLVDYLWATWSPGLDPGEHRERVHALYGDPALLANALRTYRSIFDTTLHDPELTPLAVKTEAPAQVPLLALHGADDGVIPASAYDDAAAGLAAGSRVEIVADAGHFLHLERPAEIARLALAWFAGGDNDRAPGR
- a CDS encoding Gfo/Idh/MocA family protein translates to MNGVAPVRMGILGAARIAPAALVRPARDHPEVTVAAVAARDGERARKFASKHGIATVHDSYEALLADPAVDAVYIPLPNGLHGRWIRAALDAGKHVLCEKPFTANADEAREIADLAAKSDRVVMEAFHYRYHPLARRVEQIIAAGELGTLSYVEAALSFPLPKFDDIRYDYELAGGATMDAGCYAVHIVRTFSGEEPEVVAAQAKLRGPRTDRAMTAELRFPGGATGRVRCSMWSSDIFRMSARVIGDRGEVRVLNPIVPQAFHRVRVRTPEGTRVERFSRRPSYAYQLDAFAAAVLRGEPVLTPAEQAVANMTVIDAIYRAAGLPLRQPFGN
- a CDS encoding OsmC family protein, with product MTDDSLRSVRIERTESQRYRARNPRGGEIAFGSGDDADFTPVELLLAALGGCTAIDVDIATTRHAEPTEFTVAVSGNKIADELGSRLIDLEVRFAVTFPEGAEGDKARAILPRAAKASHDKLCTVSRTIEIGTPVRSTVESD
- the pdxS gene encoding pyridoxal 5'-phosphate synthase lyase subunit PdxS encodes the protein MTTPETTPTTGTARVKRGMAEMLKGGVIMDVVTAEQAKIAEDAGAVAVMALERVPADIRAQGGVARMSDPDLIDGIINAVSIPVMAKARIGHFVEAQILQSLGVDYIDESEVLTPADYAHHIDKFQFTVPFVCGATNLGEALRRITEGAAMIRSKGEAGTGDVSNATTHMRKIRQEIRRLQSLPEDELYVAAKELQAPYELVREIAENGKLPVVLFTAGGIATPADAAMMMQLGAEGVFVGSGIFKSGNPAERAAAIVKATTFYDDPDVLAKVSRGLGEAMVGINVEEIPEPHRLAERGW
- a CDS encoding class II aldolase/adducin family protein, with product MTDEMAFFARTLAGTPMPPSFDTVEEERRHRKERLAAAFRLFGKFGFEEGVAGHITARDPERTDHFWVNPFGLSFKHIRVSDLILVNHHGEVVEGERPVNEAAFVIHSRVHQARPDVVAACHTHSTYGRALSALGRKLEPLTQDACAFYRDHGLLDDYTGVVTDLEEGKRIGVALGDYKAVILRNHGLLTVGDTVDAAAWWYITMERSCQVQLLATAAGRPIPIDPDSAALAYRQVGSNLAGWLQFQPLYQQITREQPDLFD
- a CDS encoding alpha/beta hydrolase, whose protein sequence is MNTIRSATKPIVADTPGADGRDRWPRSRWGRRLLAGLACVWALIVVLAMAVVVSPIVPTDRAWTVSLLVTSFSLYLVIPAIIGAVLALLMRRMRWRRAAAGVALLSVLALAGAVVPWVSAAEVAAANQVPLSLSAYFGSGPALRPPTATEVYATVDGQPLRLDVREPDKPAPGAPALVFVHGGSWTGGGRNQAPGQIQWFVDRGYTVFDIEYRLSPPPRWDQQTSDVKCAIGWVAQHADRYRIDPNDITVAGVSAGANLSLLAAYTVGIGKFPPSCPVAEHPVRAVISFYGPTDTARLMADGGSPAVAGPTESRVFGGAPATAPGAYLATSPLTYVRPGLPPTLQLQGTTDHVVPHNQATMLDERLTAAGVPHHTVLLPFAEHGYNVVYGSWPSQISYGVLDQFLTTWTRENNCCTRSLR